From Brassica rapa cultivar Chiifu-401-42 chromosome A06, CAAS_Brap_v3.01, whole genome shotgun sequence:
tactatatcgataaattaatatctccataaattaataaaaaaattatagttttggtgtagtcccaacattattaatttataaaggttccactgtatttttttctaaacaaacaaaaacaaaattattaaatgcttattcatatatattgtagtcACAAAAGTACATCAGCCATGGATCAATAGATCTTTATCATTCATTTTTTCACGCATTACGTCGAACATTTCAATTATTTGCCGTAAATTTGTTAGCATGCCAATAGAGTTAATACCCATATATGAATAGAAGAAAATGACACAATAACAAAGGAAAAATGGTAAAACATACCTCATATGTATCTTCTTGAAATCTGTCTTTTCTGATTAGCATTCCAACATAGTTCATGCATACCAAAAATAACATGCACAACTCTTCAGCGACTTCTTCATTTACTTTCAAGATCTTTAACGCTTCCCCTAGTTCTGTTTGTGTTTACCAACCAAAAAATGAAAGTTGAATTATTGAAGTTGACAATAAACACGGTCAAATAATTCTGTTTGTGCCCCCGCAACCAAGTCATCTTCTCTTATAAGCTAAATAGCTTATGTACTAATTTCTTTAAGTGTGATGCCATAATTTCAAGTGAAAATAAATCACTCGAAGCGGCTGCTACGACAAGAGAATGAGCCTGAGATAATAAATGAAGTTTTAGAAAATTGTATGAAGACATATAAACAATTGGTTAGGTAATCAAATGTCACTAACTTGAATGTTTGAATCGAAATCATCTATAGCATTAGCAAGTATATGGAAAGTGTTGGTGATGCTCTAATTTCAAAGAAAgccacaaaacaaaagaaaacgaCCTATTGCATCTATGACTGCCCATTTTATCCACAATTGTTCATGTTTAAAAATTGTTGACACCACGTGCATGATTTCTTCAATTTTTTGTAACACTTGCATAAAAAGAAGAGGATGAGAAAACCAAATACAATAATGATTTTGGTGTTAGAAGTGTTTTCAAGATTTTAATGATCTAATTACATTGAGATAGTTTGGAAGTGCTCAGGCAAGTTACCAAGACTCAAAGAAAGCGCTCATAGTAATAATGTTTGTGTCTCACGAAAATACAATAAAACTGAAAGTCAAATAATTGAAATAGATTTTGGTATTATGGAAAATTCATTTTCATCACAAGTGTTATTATTTAgttaaatataaacaaaatacaCATACAAGGCtcaaaatcataaataataaacctTTTATCCAACACTTTTTTTGGTTTTCACTCGTAAACTTAATAACTAAATCGACTTGATAAACTAATTGAAATAGACTTTTGGTTTCACTAGAAGTAGTTATGTTTGTGTCTACCaaaatacaagaaaaaaaggaaaatcaaCTAATTGAAATAGAATTTTTCTATTATGGAAAAAACAACTGCATCAAAAGTgttaatattttgttaaatataaacaaaacacaaatacaagggccaaaaacatatataataaacctTTTATCcaacattattttttggtttcacTAGTAATCTTAATAACTAAATCGCCTTGATCATTTTGAACTAATATTTGTACAAATAACTAATGTATAATGTATTTTCTGATATCcacttaaaataaaacaatatctCAACTTTCCATACATAAGTTTGTCTTAAAACTTTAGATCATAAGCTCAATTGCCCGGGAGGTAGCagaagttttaaaatttcaggaTCTAGTTTTTGTTGAGATGTGTGCCTATTATTAGCTTCTCTAGGTATATTTGTGCTTTGAAACCATTAGCTTTTGATTAAACCTAATGGCAAAGATACTAGtgttacaactttttttttggttttacccTGTATTATTGAACTGAGCATGTGGATGTACTTGTTTCAGTGTACCGGTCTTGATTGATTTGGGTCACataaatatctttatttttcagCTGCAtactgtttttattttctatttaatgaaaaaaacaaataaatatacagTAGTAATGCGGAACAAGTAGCACCACACATCTTTTAGGAACCATGATAAACCACCGGAGTTAAACAGCTAAACCAGACCACTTtggtacaaaaatataaaaaaccgaCCTTGAAACGTCGGTTTCCATGTGAATAATGTGAGCCTTGTTCGAGACAACgcgaaaataaaaaaaagtctcTGGTCTTGATCTTAATCTTATCGTCCTGTTTCTTAAATTTTTCCGGTAACAGAGGAGCGCGGCTACGAAACCGCTCTCGAATTCCTTTTTCATTCGGAACATCACCCAATTCTCTAGCAATTTCCACATGACTTCAGGTATTTCAGTTTCAGATTCGTCTTGGCCCCACCGGATCAATATATGATTTATCCAGAACGGGTGGTGGTCTCTGTCTTCCTGTTTTGCGATTCGATATATTGGAGCTGACTCTGAATTGATATCTTCTTTATAGATTTTAATATCTCGCTCAACTCATCGTGTTGATTTGCATAATAACACACAGGTTTTgcggaatgaaaaaaaaaagaatgcttAGTAATTGATCTAATATAGTCTCGTGaaatgtgtttgtttgtttgttttagtgcaaaaattgagaaaaagaaaagagtttttGATCTAACTTTATTgcttcttttgttttgatttaacaGATGCTCTCAACATACCATCCGAGCTTGAATCTGCGTTACGGCTCAGGACGGTACAGTACTTTATCACAAAGAGGCCTTGGCTTGGTACTAATCTTTACGgtgattttatcttttattaaaaGTGGGCTTCTCATGGTTTGGAGATAGAGTTACGTTTTCCTCTTTCTTTGTTTCAGATCTCTATGGAGTCCATGTAAGGCCCGTGGCACCATTCGGAAGCACAAGCAGTAAACCACAATTTGATCCTGCTTTGATTCATCGCTCCTTGCCTGATGAGCTTCTTTTCGAGGTTGGAGCCTTCCCCTATCTGTTCTTTTTAGCTGCTGAAGTTGGCTCAtggatatatatattgttattttttgtaGGTGTTTGCTCGGATGTTGCCTTATGACCTTGGCAGAGCAGCTTGTGTCTGCAGAAAGTGGAGGTACACTGTTCGCAACCCTGTCTTCTGGCGTAACGCCTGCTTGAAAGCTTGGCAGACTGCTGGGGTTATCGAAAACTATAGGATCTTGCAGTCTAAATACGATGGATCATGGAGGAAAATGTGGCTTCTTAGATCCAGAGTTCGTACTGATGGTAAATCTTTCCTTCTTAATCTTCCTGCTTCACGAGATTCCAAGTGTCAAATGATTGATCGTTGTATTCCTTGACTAACATCAACTCTTTTGTTATCTATCTTTCTTCATCAAAGTGGCCTTATTTTCTCGTACACTTTCAAAATGGTGTATCTTCTTAATTCTCAGGTATTTATGTGAGTAGGAACACTTACATTCGAGCTGGAATTGCGGAGTGGAAGATTACAAATCCAGTTCACATTGTAAAGTCtttgtcctttttttttttcctttcttgtaCATTCATATTGTCCTCATAGAGACCCATCTAACGAGTAGCCTCTTCTTTtggaattattttttttgcaggtaTGTTACTTCCGTTACATAAGATTCTACCCTTCTGGTAGATTTCTTTACAAGGTTTGTTCACTTCAATCCAACAAGTAGATATAAACGTCAAAAAGCTGCTTTCCTGATCTACTTTGATTAATATTACATCGTTTTCTTTTGGTTACTCCAGAACTCTTCGCAGAAACTGAAGGATGTTGCCAAATACATGAACTTTAAGTCTTCTAAAGCAGACGGTCTTTACAGAGGCACTTACACATTGTCAATGACAGATGACAAGGTCAGCTGCCTCTTAACTATGTATTGGATTGGTATATCAACAACATTAA
This genomic window contains:
- the LOC103873022 gene encoding F-box protein 7 isoform X1, whose protein sequence is MTSDALNIPSELESALRLRTVQYFITKRPWLDLYGVHVRPVAPFGSTSSKPQFDPALIHRSLPDELLFEVFARMLPYDLGRAACVCRKWRYTVRNPVFWRNACLKAWQTAGVIENYRILQSKYDGSWRKMWLLRSRVRTDGIYVSRNTYIRAGIAEWKITNPVHIVCYFRYIRFYPSGRFLYKNSSQKLKDVAKYMNFKSSKADGLYRGTYTLSMTDDKIEAAVLYPGTRPTVLRIRLRLRGTAIGANNRMDLLSLVTSGVNDEEGSSTEEDILGVVENWRDDETHNPDIPAVSHKRGMTPFVFVPFEEVEQSVLNLPPEKMDYFVTG
- the LOC103873022 gene encoding F-box protein 7 isoform X2, giving the protein MTSDALNIPSELESALRLRTVQYFITKRPWLDLYGVHVRPVAPFGSTSSKPQFDPALIHRSLPDELLFEVFARMLPYDLGRAACVCRKWRYTVRNPVFWRNACLKAWQTAGVIENYRILQSKYDGSWRKMWLLRSRVRTDGIYVSRNTYIRAGIAEWKITNPVHIVCYFRYIRFYPSGRFLYKNSSQKLKDVAKYMNFKSSKADGLYRGTYTLSMTDDKIEAAVLYPGTRPTVLRIRLRLRGTAIGANNRMDLLSLVTSGVNDEEGSSTEEDILGVVENWRDDETHNPDIPAVSHKRGMTPFVFVPFEEVEQSVLNLPPEKMDYFVTG